Sequence from the Deinococcus ruber genome:
TACGTCGGTGCTGCTGACCACCAAAGCGTGGTGGACGGCGCAGGCTGGGCTGGCGGCGGGTGTACTGGGCACCGATACGCTGGCAGGCGCTCAGCACTACGCCCAGCAGGGCTTTGAAGACCGCGTGCAGACGGCTCGCCAGCTGATCGCCGCGTCGGCAAACGTGGAAGCGCCAGCGCTGGAACGCGCACTCGACAGCTATTTTCACGGCCCGGCGTACACGCAGGCGCTCGAACTGGCGTTGCAGAACACCAGTACCGTCAATGCGTATGCCGATCTGATGGCCCGCACGCTGCCGGGCAACGACCTGCGGCCCGCCACGCGCCGGGTCTTCCGCGACATCATGGAGGGTGGCTGCTGCCGTCCGAAACAGCCTGCGCTGAAGACGACGTACTGGGCGGCCAAGGCGGGCAGCGGGTGGCGCATCCTGAATCTGGTCGGGTATGTAGAGACCGCAGACGGCACGCGGCTGGCCTATGCGTACTTCAACGATCAGAGCAACACCACCGACTCCGAACAGATGGAGCTTCAGATTCCGTCGGTGGTGAAGTGGATACAGGCCAACCTGCTGACACTGGCGTCGCCGTAAAGC
This genomic interval carries:
- a CDS encoding serine hydrolase, which translates into the protein MFGTLLPALLTAQLAAGSMTANASISLTPAPCGPAPSIAATSLPLPAAVSGRVRFYAARYDPQTLAPLGAVALGRVNEVQPLASTFKPLVVHGMLEDVDAGRFTLSSVFTTTPANRSIERFPAGKNSLLTLAKRAIVLSDNTAADLLMLAYGPQRLARSVQAQSPCTSVLLTTKAWWTAQAGLAAGVLGTDTLAGAQHYAQQGFEDRVQTARQLIAASANVEAPALERALDSYFHGPAYTQALELALQNTSTVNAYADLMARTLPGNDLRPATRRVFRDIMEGGCCRPKQPALKTTYWAAKAGSGWRILNLVGYVETADGTRLAYAYFNDQSNTTDSEQMELQIPSVVKWIQANLLTLASP